The following nucleotide sequence is from Streptomyces bathyalis.
CGAACTGCCGCAGCCGGACAACATGCCCGGTATGCCGCCGTATGTGCCGGTACCGTATGTGGACCGGATGGATCTCGCGTACGCAGCGGCCGACATGATGCTCAGCCGGGCGGGCGCGATGACCGTCGCGGAGCTGTCGGCCGTCGGACTGCCGGCCGCCTACGTCCCGCTGCCGATCGGCAACGGCGAACAGCGGCTGAACGCGCAGCCCGTGGTCAAGGCGGGCGGCGGACTGCTCGTCGACGACGCCGAGCTGACGCCGGAGTGGATCCTGGGCAACGTGCTTCCGGTCCTCAGCGATCCGCACAGGCTGCACGACATGGCGCGTGCCGCGGCGGAGTTCGGCCGGCCGGACGCGGACCAGCTTCTGGTCGGCATGGTGTACGAGGCGATCGCGGCACGCCGAGGGGCGTGAGAGAAGGCAGGGCAGCGTGGCCGGATCCACGGGACCGACGAAGAGCGCCGAGAAGCGGCGCGGAAGTGACTCGGAAGCCCGTCCGTCGGCGGAGGCCGACTCCGGCCGCTCCCCGTCCCGTTCGCGCGGCGCGCGGGTGCGGACAGGGGCGCGAATTCATCGGCTGCGCGCCCTGCTCGTCGTCCTGGCACTGGCTCTCGGGCTCACCGGTTTCGGGGCATGGGCCCTGTACGGATCCAACTGGGTGCTCGTGGAACGTGTCTCCGTCAGCGGCAACGACGTGCTGACGGAGAAACAGGTACGCGACGCCGCCCGTATTCCGGTTGGCACTCCGCTCCTGTCCGTCGACAGGGCCGCGGCCGAACGCCGTCTCGAGACCTCGCTGCCCCGCCTGGACGAGGTTCGCGTCGTGCGGGCCTTCCCCCACGGAATCGGTATCGAGGTGACAGAACGGAAGCCGGAACTGGTCATGAAGCATGCAGGGAAATTCGCCGAAGTGGACGTTGAAGGTGTGCGTTTCGACGTGGTTCCGGAGCAACCGAAGGGCGTTCCGCTTCTTGTGATGGAAGTTGAGCGCTCGGCCGGTCTCCGTCACTTCGGCAAGGAACGGCTCCGGCGCGAAGCCGTCCGAGTCGCCACCTCGCTTCCCGATTCCGTCAGCAGGGACACACGTACGGTCCGGGTGCGTTCCTACGACTCCATCACACTGGAGTTGACGGGAGGCCGGACTGTGCTGTGGGGCAGTGGTGAACAGGGGAGCGCCAAGGCGGAGTCAGTCACCGCGCTGATGAAAGCCTCGAAGGACGCACGGCACTTCGATGTGAGTGTTCCCAGCGCCCCTGCCTCGTCAGGGAGTTGACGCGCGTCAGTGCAGGCCAGCACCCTGGATAAGCACCTCTGGGCCTGATCACATAGGGTGAAAAGAAAAACGGGAGGTTCGGCGTGTTCGTTGAACACCCACCACTTGTCGACTTAGTGTCCGTTCCCAAGACTCCAGGGAAGACAGACACCGGTAACCCTAAACTTCACACTTAGGGTTCGGGTCGACGTGGACCGCCCGACAGGGATACGTAACTCGAGGCGAGAGGCCTTCGACGTGGCAGCACCGCAGAACTACCTCGCAGTCATCAAGGTCGTCGGCATTGGCGGCGGTGGCGTGAACGCCATCAACCGGATGATCGAGGTCGGTCTCAAGGGCGTCGAGTTCATCGCGATCAACACTGACGCGCAGGCCCTGTTGATGAGCGATGCCGATGTCAAGCTCGATGTGGGCCGTGAACTGACACGCGGTCTGGGAGCCGGCGCCAACCCCGATGTGGGCCGCAAGGCCGCGGAGGACCACCGTGAGGAGATCGAGGAGGTCCTCAAGGGGGCCGACATGGTCTTCGTCACAGCCGGCGAAGGAGGCGGCACCGGCACCGGCGGTGCCCCCGTCGTCGCCAGCATCGCCCGCTCGCTGGGCGCCCTGACGATCGGCGTCGTCACCCGGCCCTTCACCTTCGAGGGCCGCCGCCGCGCCAACCAGGCGGAGGACGGCATCGCGGGTCTCCGCGACGAGGTCGACACCCTCATCGTCATCCCCAACGACCGCCTGCTGTCCATCTCGGACCGTCAGGTGAGCGTGCTCGACGCGTTCAAGTCGGCGGACCAGGTGCTGCTGTCGGGTGTCCAGGGCATCACCGACCTCATCACCACGCCGGGGCTGATCAACCTCGACTTCGCGGACGTCAAGTCCGTGATGTCGGAGGCCGGTTCGGCGCTGATGGGCATCGGCTCCGCTCGCGGGGACGACAGGGCCGTGGCCGCCGCGGAGATGGCGATCTCCTCACCGCTGCTGGAGGCGTCGATCGACGGTGCCAGAGGCGTGCTGCTCTCGATCTCCGGCGGTTCGGACCTCGGCCTGTTCGAGATCAACGAAGCCGCGCAGCTGGTCAGCGAAGCAGCGCATCCCGAGGCCAACATCATCTTCGGGGCCGTCATCGACGACGCTCTCGGCGACGAGGTACGGGTCACCGTCATCGCCGCGGGCTTCGACGGCGGGCAGCCGCCGTCCAGGAACCGCGGCGAGAAGGCACTCGGTTCGCACGCCTCCAAGGAGGACCCCTCGTCCTCCTTCGGAACCGACTCGGACAGCGACCGCCCGTCGTTCGGTGGTCTGGGCAGCGTGACCCCGCGCGAGAGCGAGCCGGAACCGATGGGTGAATCGTCCGGCGGCGGCCGCGACTCACTTCCTCCGACGGTCCCGCCGGCCCGCCCGTACCAGGACAGCCAGGCCGAGGAACTGGATGTGCCGGACTTCCTGAAGTGATAGGCACGCACGACTCCGCGAGCGGCGCGCACTTCGCATTCACCGACAGGTGGGGCGGGGTGAGCGCCGCTCCGTATGAGTCGCTCAATCTCGGCGGCCGGGTCGGCGACGACGCCGCGCACGTACGCGAGAACCGTTCCCGTGCCGCAGCGTCGCTCGGGTTCGACCCGGCCGACGTGGTCTGGATGCACCAGGTGCACGGGCGTGATGTCGCG
It contains:
- the ftsZ gene encoding cell division protein FtsZ, yielding MAAPQNYLAVIKVVGIGGGGVNAINRMIEVGLKGVEFIAINTDAQALLMSDADVKLDVGRELTRGLGAGANPDVGRKAAEDHREEIEEVLKGADMVFVTAGEGGGTGTGGAPVVASIARSLGALTIGVVTRPFTFEGRRRANQAEDGIAGLRDEVDTLIVIPNDRLLSISDRQVSVLDAFKSADQVLLSGVQGITDLITTPGLINLDFADVKSVMSEAGSALMGIGSARGDDRAVAAAEMAISSPLLEASIDGARGVLLSISGGSDLGLFEINEAAQLVSEAAHPEANIIFGAVIDDALGDEVRVTVIAAGFDGGQPPSRNRGEKALGSHASKEDPSSSFGTDSDSDRPSFGGLGSVTPRESEPEPMGESSGGGRDSLPPTVPPARPYQDSQAEELDVPDFLK
- a CDS encoding cell division protein FtsQ/DivIB is translated as MAGSTGPTKSAEKRRGSDSEARPSAEADSGRSPSRSRGARVRTGARIHRLRALLVVLALALGLTGFGAWALYGSNWVLVERVSVSGNDVLTEKQVRDAARIPVGTPLLSVDRAAAERRLETSLPRLDEVRVVRAFPHGIGIEVTERKPELVMKHAGKFAEVDVEGVRFDVVPEQPKGVPLLVMEVERSAGLRHFGKERLRREAVRVATSLPDSVSRDTRTVRVRSYDSITLELTGGRTVLWGSGEQGSAKAESVTALMKASKDARHFDVSVPSAPASSGS